The following coding sequences lie in one Klebsiella huaxiensis genomic window:
- a CDS encoding HAAAP family serine/threonine permease: METTQTSTIVSDATRSGWRKTDTMWMLGLYGTAIGAGVLFLPINAGVGGLIPLIIMAILAFPMTFFAHRGMTRFVLSGKNPGEDITEVVEEHFGVGAGKLITLLYFFAIYPILLVYSVAITNTVESFMLHQLHMTPPPRAILSLILIVGMMTIVRFGEQMIVKAMSVLVFPFVVALMILALYLIPQWNGAALETLSLSSAAATGNGLWMTLWLAIPVMVFSFNHSPIISSFAVAKREEYGQGAEKKCSSILARAHIMMVLTVMFFVFSCVLSLSPADLAAAKDQNISILSYLANHFNAPIIAWMAPIIAMIAITKSFLGHYLGAREGFNGMVIKSLRGKGKSIEINKLNKITALFMLVTTWIVATLNPSILGMIETLGGPIIAMILFLMPMYAIQKVPAMRKYSGHVSNVFVVLMGLIAISAIFYSLFS, translated from the coding sequence ATGGAAACCACTCAAACCAGCACCATCGTTTCGGATGCTACCCGTAGCGGTTGGCGTAAAACGGACACCATGTGGATGCTGGGCCTGTACGGCACGGCTATCGGCGCGGGCGTACTTTTCCTGCCGATCAACGCGGGCGTCGGCGGTTTGATCCCGCTGATCATCATGGCGATTCTGGCCTTTCCGATGACTTTCTTCGCCCACCGCGGTATGACCCGTTTTGTGCTGTCCGGTAAAAATCCGGGTGAAGACATCACCGAAGTGGTCGAAGAACATTTCGGCGTCGGCGCAGGCAAGCTGATTACCCTGCTCTACTTCTTCGCTATCTACCCGATTCTGCTGGTGTACAGCGTGGCGATCACCAATACCGTCGAGAGCTTTATGCTGCACCAGCTGCACATGACGCCGCCGCCGCGCGCCATTCTTTCCCTGATTCTGATTGTCGGCATGATGACTATCGTGCGCTTCGGCGAGCAGATGATCGTCAAAGCGATGAGCGTGCTGGTATTCCCGTTCGTGGTCGCGCTGATGATTCTGGCTCTGTACCTGATCCCGCAGTGGAACGGCGCGGCGCTGGAAACCCTGTCCTTGAGTAGTGCAGCCGCTACTGGCAACGGCCTGTGGATGACTCTGTGGCTGGCGATTCCGGTGATGGTGTTCTCCTTTAACCACTCGCCGATCATCTCCTCCTTCGCCGTGGCAAAACGCGAAGAGTACGGCCAGGGCGCAGAGAAAAAATGTTCAAGCATTCTGGCGCGCGCGCACATCATGATGGTGCTGACCGTCATGTTCTTCGTCTTCAGCTGCGTACTGAGCCTCTCTCCGGCTGACCTGGCGGCGGCAAAAGATCAGAACATCTCCATTCTTTCTTACCTGGCGAACCACTTTAACGCGCCGATTATCGCCTGGATGGCGCCAATCATTGCGATGATTGCTATCACCAAATCCTTCCTCGGCCACTATCTGGGCGCTCGTGAAGGCTTTAACGGCATGGTGATTAAATCCCTGCGCGGTAAAGGCAAGTCCATCGAAATCAATAAACTGAACAAAATCACGGCGCTGTTCATGCTGGTCACCACCTGGATTGTGGCGACGCTGAACCCAAGCATCCTCGGGATGATCGAAACCCTTGGCGGCCCGATTATTGCGATGATTCTGTTCCTGATGCCGATGTACGCCATTCAGAAAGTCCCGGCAATGCGCAAATACAGCGGCCACGTCAGCAACGTCTTCGTGGTGCTGATGGGCCTGATTGCTATCTCCGCGATTTTCTACTCCCTGTTTAGCTAA
- a CDS encoding enolase C-terminal domain-like protein produces the protein MTTQSSPVITDMKVIPVAGQDSMLLNIGGAHNAYFTRNIVVLTDNAGNTGVGEAPGGEVIYQTLVDAIPMVLGQEVARLNKVVQQVHKGNQAADFDTFGKGAWTFELRVNAVAALEAALLDLLGKALNVPVCELLGPGKQRDAVTVLGYLFYVGDRTKTDLPYLETTPGNHDWYHLRHQQAMNSEAVVHLAEASQDRYGFKDFKLKGGVLPGEQEIETARALKKRFPDARITVDPNGAWLLDEAIALCKGLNDVLTYAEDPCGAEQGFSGREVMAEFRRATGLPVATNMIATNWREMGHAVMLNSVDIPLADPHFWTLSGAVRVAQLCDDWGLTWGCHSNNHFDISLAMFTHVGAAAPGKPTAIDTHWIWQEGDCRLTKSPLEIKNGKIAVPDAPGLGVELDWDQVNKAHEAYKRLPGGARNDAGPMQYLIPGWTFDRKRPVFGRH, from the coding sequence ATGACAACACAATCGAGTCCCGTTATCACGGATATGAAGGTCATCCCGGTGGCCGGGCAGGACAGCATGTTGCTCAACATCGGCGGTGCACATAACGCGTACTTTACCCGCAATATCGTGGTACTTACCGATAACGCCGGGAATACCGGTGTCGGTGAAGCGCCGGGCGGTGAAGTGATTTATCAGACGCTGGTCGATGCTATCCCGATGGTATTAGGTCAGGAAGTCGCCCGCCTGAATAAGGTGGTACAGCAGGTGCATAAAGGTAATCAGGCCGCCGACTTTGATACCTTTGGCAAAGGTGCCTGGACATTTGAACTGCGGGTGAACGCGGTAGCCGCTTTGGAAGCTGCGCTGCTCGACCTGCTGGGCAAAGCGCTCAACGTGCCAGTTTGCGAACTGCTAGGACCGGGCAAGCAGCGCGATGCGGTCACCGTGCTGGGCTATCTGTTCTACGTAGGCGATCGCACGAAGACGGATTTGCCTTATCTGGAGACGACGCCGGGCAACCATGACTGGTATCACCTGCGCCATCAGCAAGCGATGAACAGCGAGGCGGTAGTGCATCTGGCAGAAGCCTCGCAGGATCGCTATGGCTTTAAAGACTTCAAACTCAAGGGCGGCGTGCTGCCCGGCGAGCAGGAAATTGAAACCGCCCGTGCGCTGAAAAAACGCTTCCCGGACGCGCGTATTACGGTTGACCCCAACGGTGCCTGGCTGCTGGATGAAGCTATCGCATTGTGTAAAGGGCTAAACGATGTGCTGACCTACGCCGAAGATCCTTGCGGTGCCGAACAAGGTTTCTCTGGTCGCGAAGTGATGGCGGAGTTCCGCCGTGCGACCGGTTTGCCTGTGGCGACCAACATGATTGCCACTAACTGGCGCGAAATGGGTCATGCGGTGATGCTTAACTCGGTGGATATTCCGCTGGCCGATCCGCACTTCTGGACGCTTTCCGGCGCGGTACGTGTGGCGCAGCTGTGCGATGACTGGGGCCTGACCTGGGGTTGCCACTCGAACAACCACTTTGATATTTCGCTGGCGATGTTTACCCATGTTGGTGCAGCAGCACCCGGCAAGCCGACGGCTATCGATACCCACTGGATCTGGCAGGAGGGCGATTGTCGCCTGACCAAAAGTCCGCTGGAGATTAAGAACGGGAAAATTGCTGTTCCGGATGCGCCCGGGCTGGGCGTGGAGCTGGACTGGGATCAGGTTAACAAGGCTCATGAGGCCTACAAGAGACTGCCCGGTGGCGCACGTAATGACGCGGGTCCGATGCAGTATCTGATCCCTGGATGGACTTTTGACCGTAAACGACCTGTTTTCGGCCGTCACTGA
- a CDS encoding YqcC family protein, with amino-acid sequence MTLHHRVRERLHAIEALLRETEHWQENAPESRAFASEQPFCLDTMEPLEWLQWVLIPRMHQLLESEMPLPQNFAVAPYYEMALDNTHPVREQVLAELVLLDAQFAGGKV; translated from the coding sequence ATGACTCTTCACCATCGCGTGCGTGAGCGCCTGCATGCTATTGAAGCGCTGCTGCGCGAAACGGAACACTGGCAGGAAAATGCGCCAGAGAGCCGTGCGTTCGCCAGCGAGCAACCGTTCTGCCTCGACACCATGGAGCCGCTGGAGTGGCTGCAGTGGGTATTAATTCCACGTATGCATCAGCTTCTGGAAAGCGAGATGCCTCTGCCGCAGAACTTCGCCGTTGCTCCTTATTATGAGATGGCCCTGGATAATACTCATCCTGTTCGCGAGCAGGTACTGGCGGAACTGGTTCTGCTGGATGCGCAGTTTGCGGGCGGTAAGGTCTGA
- the ppnN gene encoding nucleotide 5'-monophosphate nucleosidase PpnN, giving the protein MITHVSPLGSMDMLSQLEVDMLKRTASSDLYQLFRNCSLAVLNSGSLTDNSKELLSRFENFDINVLRRERGVKLELINPPEDAFVDGRIIRSLQANLFAVLRDILFVYGQIHNTVRFPNLDLESSVHITNLVFSILRNARALHVGEAPNMIVCWGGHSINENEYLYARRVGTQLGLRELNICTGCGPGAMEAPMKGAAVGHAQQRYRDSRFIGMTEPSIIAAEPPNPLVNELIIMPDIEKRLEAFVRIAHGIIIFPGGVGTAEELLYLLGILMHPSNKSQVLPLILTGPKESADYFRVLDEFIVHTLGESARRHYRIIIDDAAEVARQMKKAMPMVKENRRETGDAYSFNWSIRIAPDLQMPFEPTHENMANLKLYPDQPVEVLAADLRRAFSGIVAGNVKEVGIQAIEKFGPYKIHGDQAMMRRMDDLLQGFVAQHRMKLPGGTAYIPCYEICS; this is encoded by the coding sequence TTGATTACACATGTTAGCCCGCTTGGTTCAATGGATATGCTGTCGCAGCTGGAAGTGGATATGCTTAAACGCACCGCCAGCAGTGACCTGTATCAACTCTTTCGCAACTGCTCGCTTGCTGTGCTCAACTCGGGGAGCCTGACCGATAACAGCAAGGAGCTCCTGTCTCGTTTTGAAAACTTCGATATTAACGTGCTGCGTCGCGAACGCGGCGTGAAGCTGGAACTGATCAACCCGCCGGAAGACGCTTTCGTTGACGGGCGTATTATTCGTTCCCTGCAGGCCAACCTGTTTGCCGTACTACGCGATATCCTGTTCGTCTACGGCCAGATCCACAACACCGTGCGCTTCCCGAATCTTGATCTGGAAAGCTCGGTGCATATCACCAACCTGGTCTTTTCTATTCTGCGTAACGCCCGTGCCCTGCACGTCGGCGAAGCGCCAAATATGATTGTCTGCTGGGGCGGCCACTCGATTAACGAAAATGAGTATCTGTACGCTCGCCGCGTCGGCACACAGCTGGGTCTGCGCGAGTTGAACATCTGCACCGGCTGCGGTCCGGGCGCGATGGAAGCGCCAATGAAAGGCGCCGCCGTCGGCCATGCGCAGCAGCGATACAGAGACAGCCGCTTTATCGGCATGACTGAGCCGTCTATTATCGCCGCCGAGCCGCCGAACCCGCTGGTGAACGAATTAATCATCATGCCGGATATCGAAAAACGTCTGGAAGCCTTCGTGCGTATCGCCCACGGCATCATCATCTTCCCAGGCGGCGTGGGGACGGCGGAAGAGCTGCTCTATCTGCTCGGCATTTTGATGCATCCATCGAACAAGTCGCAGGTGCTGCCGTTGATCCTTACTGGACCAAAAGAGAGCGCCGATTATTTCCGCGTGCTGGATGAGTTTATCGTGCACACGCTGGGTGAATCTGCCCGTCGTCACTATCGCATTATCATTGATGACGCCGCAGAAGTGGCGCGGCAGATGAAAAAAGCGATGCCGATGGTGAAAGAGAATCGCCGCGAAACCGGTGATGCCTATAGCTTCAACTGGTCTATCCGCATCGCCCCGGATCTGCAAATGCCGTTCGAACCGACGCATGAGAATATGGCCAATCTCAAGCTCTATCCGGATCAGCCGGTGGAGGTGCTAGCCGCCGATCTCCGTCGTGCCTTCTCCGGTATCGTCGCCGGTAACGTAAAAGAAGTGGGCATCCAGGCTATCGAGAAGTTCGGTCCGTATAAAATTCATGGCGATCAGGCAATGATGCGCCGCATGGATGACCTGCTGCAGGGCTTTGTTGCTCAGCATCGTATGAAACTGCCTGGCGGTACCGCCTACATCCCCTGCTACGAAATCTGCTCCTGA
- a CDS encoding flavodoxin, producing MAEVGIFVGTMYGNSLLVAEEAQAILSGLGHQAKVFEDPEVKDWESYTGKYVLVVTSTTGQGDLPDNIVQLYEGIKDMYQPHLRYGIIALGDSTYANFCGGGMKFDALLQEQGGKRIGDMLMIDASEDPEPESVSNPWVERWAALLA from the coding sequence ATGGCGGAAGTCGGAATTTTTGTCGGCACGATGTATGGAAATTCGCTCCTGGTCGCTGAAGAGGCGCAGGCCATTCTGAGCGGACTGGGGCATCAAGCAAAAGTGTTTGAAGATCCAGAGGTCAAAGACTGGGAATCATATACCGGGAAATACGTGCTGGTTGTGACATCGACCACTGGACAGGGGGATTTACCGGATAATATTGTGCAATTGTACGAAGGCATCAAAGACATGTATCAGCCGCATTTGCGCTATGGAATTATCGCGCTTGGCGATAGCACCTACGCCAACTTTTGCGGCGGCGGTATGAAGTTTGATGCGTTATTACAGGAGCAGGGCGGTAAGCGAATTGGCGATATGCTGATGATTGACGCCAGCGAAGATCCGGAACCTGAAAGTGTCTCTAACCCTTGGGTTGAGCGGTGGGCGGCGCTGCTTGCTTAA
- the syd gene encoding SecY-interacting protein: MDHQTAEALQAFTQRYCDAWQQQYSSLPRSEDLYGIPSPCISATDDDGVFWQPQPFSLEPNISAVERALDIVVQQPLHAYYTTQFAGDMTARFADEAMTLLQTWSPDDFQRVQENLIGHLLVQKRLKLSPTLFIATLDSELDVISVCNMSGEVIKETLGTRKRTTLSPSLASFLNSLKAGL; this comes from the coding sequence GTGGACCATCAAACCGCAGAAGCGCTGCAAGCATTTACTCAACGTTATTGCGATGCGTGGCAGCAGCAATACTCCAGCCTGCCGCGCAGCGAGGATCTTTACGGCATCCCGTCGCCGTGCATTAGCGCGACGGATGATGACGGCGTTTTCTGGCAGCCGCAGCCGTTTTCTTTAGAGCCCAACATTAGTGCAGTTGAACGAGCGCTGGATATTGTGGTACAACAGCCGCTTCATGCTTATTATACCACTCAGTTTGCGGGTGATATGACGGCGCGCTTTGCCGATGAGGCCATGACGCTGCTGCAAACCTGGAGCCCGGATGACTTCCAGCGGGTGCAGGAGAATTTAATTGGTCATCTGCTGGTACAAAAGCGTTTAAAGCTGTCGCCAACATTGTTTATCGCCACGCTGGACAGCGAACTGGATGTGATTTCGGTCTGTAATATGAGCGGTGAAGTGATCAAAGAAACGCTCGGAACCCGTAAACGGACCACCCTTTCTCCCTCGCTTGCGAGTTTCCTTAATTCCCTTAAGGCTGGTCTGTAA
- the gudP gene encoding galactarate/glucarate/glycerate transporter GudP: MSSLSQAASGAEKRTNARYWIVVMLFIVTSFNYGDRATLSIAGSEMAKDIGLDAVGMGYVFSAFSWAYVIGQIPGGWLLDRFGSKRVYFWSIFIWSMFTLLQGFVDIFSGFGIIIALFTLRFLVGLAEAPSFPGNSRIVAAWFPAQERGTAVAIFNSAQYFATVIFAPIMGWLTHEVGWSHVFFFMGGLGIIISFVWLKVIHEPNQHPGVNQKELEYIAAGGALINMDQANAKAKVPFSVKWGQIKQLLGSRMMIGVYIGQYCINALTYFFITWFPVYLVQARGMSILKAGFVASVPAICGFAGGVLGGIISDWLMRRTGSLNIARKTPIVMGMLLSMVMVFCNYVNVEWMIIGFMALAFFGKGIGALGWAVMADTAPKEISGLSGGLFNMFGNISGIVTPIAIGYIVGTTGSFNGALIYVGVHALVAVLSYLVLVGDIKRIELKPVAGQSS, from the coding sequence ATGAGTTCATTAAGTCAGGCGGCGAGCGGCGCTGAAAAGCGCACCAATGCTCGCTACTGGATAGTGGTGATGCTGTTTATCGTCACATCCTTCAACTACGGTGACCGCGCCACCTTATCCATTGCTGGTTCGGAGATGGCCAAAGATATTGGCCTCGATGCAGTCGGTATGGGGTACGTTTTCTCTGCGTTCTCATGGGCTTATGTTATCGGCCAGATCCCCGGCGGCTGGTTGCTCGACCGCTTTGGTTCAAAACGCGTCTACTTCTGGTCCATCTTTATTTGGTCCATGTTTACCCTGCTGCAAGGCTTCGTCGATATCTTTAGCGGCTTCGGCATTATCATCGCGCTGTTTACGTTGCGATTCCTTGTCGGTTTAGCTGAAGCACCTTCCTTCCCCGGCAACAGCCGCATTGTCGCGGCGTGGTTCCCGGCGCAGGAAAGGGGCACGGCGGTCGCTATCTTTAACTCTGCGCAGTACTTTGCAACCGTTATCTTCGCGCCAATTATGGGGTGGTTGACCCATGAGGTGGGTTGGTCACACGTGTTTTTCTTTATGGGCGGTCTCGGGATTATTATCAGCTTCGTTTGGTTGAAGGTCATTCATGAACCTAACCAGCATCCAGGCGTAAACCAAAAAGAACTGGAGTACATTGCCGCAGGCGGTGCGTTGATCAATATGGATCAGGCGAATGCCAAAGCGAAAGTGCCGTTTAGCGTCAAATGGGGCCAGATCAAGCAGCTACTGGGTTCACGCATGATGATCGGCGTGTACATCGGCCAGTACTGCATTAACGCCTTAACGTACTTCTTTATCACCTGGTTCCCGGTTTATCTGGTACAGGCGCGCGGTATGTCAATTTTGAAAGCCGGTTTTGTTGCCTCGGTTCCGGCCATCTGCGGCTTTGCGGGCGGCGTGCTGGGCGGCATTATTTCCGACTGGCTGATGCGTCGTACCGGCTCGCTGAATATCGCGCGTAAAACGCCAATCGTCATGGGTATGCTGCTGTCGATGGTGATGGTGTTCTGTAACTACGTCAACGTGGAGTGGATGATCATCGGTTTTATGGCGCTGGCCTTCTTTGGTAAAGGCATTGGTGCGCTGGGCTGGGCAGTCATGGCGGATACCGCACCGAAAGAGATCAGCGGCCTGAGCGGCGGTCTGTTCAATATGTTTGGCAACATCTCCGGTATCGTGACGCCGATTGCGATTGGCTACATCGTTGGTACCACCGGCTCGTTCAACGGCGCGCTGATTTACGTGGGCGTCCATGCGCTGGTTGCGGTGCTGAGCTATCTGGTGTTGGTGGGCGATATTAAACGTATCGAACTGAAACCTGTCGCAGGACAATCATCATGA
- the queF gene encoding NADPH-dependent 7-cyano-7-deazaguanine reductase QueF (Catalyzes the NADPH-dependent reduction of 7-cyano-7-deazaguanine (preQ0) to 7-aminomethyl-7-deazaguanine (preQ1) in queuosine biosynthesis), translated as MSSYDNHQALAGLTLGKSTDYRDTYDASLLQGVPRSLNRDPLDLHADNLPFHGADIWTLYELSWLNAKGLPQVAVGHVELNDTTVNLVESKSFKLYLNSFNQTRFADWQEVQATLARDLSACAQGEVKVSLYRLDELEGQPVAHLHGTCIDSQDIEIDNYQFNADYLQGAASGKVVEETLVSHLLKSNCLITHQPDWGSVQIQYRGAKIDREKLLRYLVSFRHHNEFHEQCVERIFNDIQRFCQPESLSVYARYTRRGGLDINPWRSNSEFVPAIARLARQ; from the coding sequence ATGTCTTCTTACGATAATCATCAGGCGCTGGCTGGCCTGACGCTCGGTAAATCAACTGATTACCGCGATACCTACGACGCCAGCCTGCTTCAGGGCGTCCCGCGCAGCCTGAACCGCGATCCGCTGGATCTGCACGCCGATAACCTGCCGTTTCACGGTGCTGATATCTGGACGCTGTATGAACTCTCCTGGCTGAACGCCAAAGGTCTACCGCAGGTCGCCGTGGGCCACGTTGAGCTGAACGACACCACCGTGAATCTGGTGGAATCAAAGAGTTTTAAACTTTATCTCAACAGCTTTAACCAGACCCGCTTCGCCGACTGGCAGGAAGTACAGGCGACGCTGGCGCGCGATCTTAGCGCCTGCGCACAGGGCGAAGTGAAGGTGTCACTGTATCGCCTCGATGAACTCGAAGGCCAGCCGGTGGCGCATCTGCACGGCACCTGCATCGACAGTCAGGATATTGAAATCGACAACTACCAGTTTAACGCCGACTATCTACAGGGCGCGGCTTCCGGCAAAGTAGTCGAAGAGACGCTGGTTAGCCATCTGCTGAAATCCAACTGCCTGATTACTCACCAGCCGGATTGGGGCTCGGTGCAAATTCAGTACCGCGGGGCGAAAATCGATCGCGAAAAGCTTCTGCGCTACCTGGTGTCATTCCGCCACCACAACGAGTTCCACGAGCAGTGCGTTGAGCGCATCTTCAACGATATTCAGCGTTTCTGCCAGCCGGAATCCCTTTCCGTTTATGCTCGCTATACGCGACGTGGTGGTCTGGATATCAACCCGTGGCGCAGCAATAGCGAATTTGTCCCGGCCATCGCTCGCCTCGCCCGTCAATAG
- the truC gene encoding tRNA pseudouridine(65) synthase TruC, with amino-acid sequence MLEIVYQDQWLVAVNKPSGWLVHRSWLDRDEKVVVMQTVRDQIGQHVFTAHRLDRPTSGVLLMGLSSEAGRLLSQQFEQHQMQKRYHAIVRGWLSEEAVLDYPLVEELDKIADKFARENKDPQPAVTHYRGLATVEMPVATGRYPTTRYSLVELEPKTGRKHQLRRHLSHLRHPIIGDSKHGDLRQNRSAAEHFGCERLMLHASQLSLTHPFTGEPLVIRAGLDDVWMRALSQFGWCGLLPLNERVEFADDSGQDECVEDNPGR; translated from the coding sequence ATGCTGGAGATCGTCTATCAGGACCAGTGGCTGGTGGCGGTGAACAAGCCTTCAGGTTGGCTGGTGCATCGTAGCTGGTTGGATCGCGATGAAAAAGTGGTGGTGATGCAAACCGTGCGCGACCAGATTGGTCAGCACGTGTTCACTGCCCATCGCCTCGACCGACCCACCTCCGGCGTGCTGCTGATGGGGTTATCGAGCGAAGCGGGAAGACTGCTGTCGCAGCAGTTCGAGCAGCATCAAATGCAGAAACGCTATCACGCGATAGTTCGCGGCTGGCTGAGTGAAGAAGCGGTGCTTGATTACCCGCTGGTCGAGGAACTGGATAAAATCGCCGACAAATTCGCCCGCGAAAATAAAGATCCGCAGCCAGCGGTGACGCATTATCGTGGCCTTGCGACGGTAGAAATGCCGGTGGCAACCGGGCGCTATCCCACGACTCGCTATAGTCTGGTGGAGCTGGAGCCGAAAACCGGGCGTAAACACCAGTTACGTCGCCACCTCTCCCATCTTCGCCATCCGATTATCGGCGATAGTAAACATGGCGATCTGCGTCAAAATCGCAGCGCGGCGGAGCATTTTGGTTGCGAGCGGCTAATGCTGCACGCCAGCCAGTTATCGTTAACGCATCCCTTTACCGGCGAGCCGCTAGTGATTCGTGCTGGTCTGGACGACGTCTGGATGCGCGCTTTGTCGCAGTTTGGCTGGTGCGGCCTTCTCCCGCTAAATGAAAGGGTTGAGTTTGCCGACGACAGCGGTCAGGATGAGTGTGTTGAGGATAATCCAGGGAGATAG
- the gudD gene encoding glucarate dehydratase, which translates to MSTQFTTPVVTAMQVIPVAGHDSMLMNLSGAHAPFFTRNIVIIKDNSGHTGVGEIPGGEKIRQTLEDAIPLVVGKTLGEYKNVLNAVRNQFADRDAGGRGLQTFDLRTTIHVVTGIEAAMLDLLGQHLGVNVASLLGDGQQRSEVEMLGYLFFVGNRKATPLPYQSQPDEKCDWYRLRHDEAMTPDSVVRLAEAAYEKYGFNDFKLKGGVLAGEEEAESIVALAKRFPQARVTLDPNGAWSLNEAIKIGKYLKGSLAYAEDPCGAEQGFSGREVMAEFRRATGLPTATNMIATDWRQMGHTLSLQSVDIPLADPHFWTMQGSVRVAQMCHEFGLTWGSHSNNHFDISLAMFTHVAAAAPGKITAIDTHWIWQEGNQRLTKEPFEIKGGMVQVPAKPGLGVELDMDQVMKAHELYQKHGLGARDDAMGMQYLIPNWTFDNKRPCMVR; encoded by the coding sequence ATGAGCACTCAATTTACGACTCCAGTTGTTACCGCGATGCAGGTGATCCCCGTTGCGGGCCACGACAGTATGCTGATGAACCTGAGCGGCGCACATGCCCCGTTCTTCACGCGCAATATTGTGATTATCAAAGATAACTCCGGGCACACCGGCGTCGGCGAAATTCCCGGGGGAGAGAAAATCCGCCAGACCCTGGAAGATGCAATTCCGCTGGTGGTGGGTAAAACGCTTGGCGAATATAAAAATGTGCTGAACGCGGTACGTAACCAGTTTGCCGATCGCGATGCTGGTGGACGCGGTTTGCAGACCTTCGATCTGCGTACCACTATTCATGTGGTCACCGGTATTGAAGCCGCAATGCTTGACCTGCTCGGCCAGCATCTTGGCGTAAACGTCGCTTCTCTGTTGGGCGATGGTCAGCAGCGTAGCGAAGTCGAAATGCTCGGTTATCTGTTCTTCGTCGGCAACCGCAAAGCGACGCCGCTACCGTATCAGAGCCAGCCGGATGAGAAATGTGACTGGTATCGCCTGCGTCATGATGAAGCGATGACCCCGGATTCGGTGGTGCGCCTGGCGGAAGCGGCGTATGAGAAATATGGTTTCAACGACTTTAAACTGAAAGGCGGCGTGTTGGCCGGAGAAGAAGAAGCGGAATCAATTGTTGCGCTGGCGAAACGCTTCCCACAGGCGCGTGTGACGCTGGATCCAAACGGCGCGTGGTCGCTCAATGAAGCGATCAAAATTGGTAAGTACCTGAAAGGCTCTCTGGCTTACGCAGAAGATCCATGTGGTGCAGAGCAGGGCTTCTCCGGGCGTGAAGTGATGGCGGAATTCCGTCGGGCTACCGGTCTGCCGACCGCGACCAATATGATCGCCACCGACTGGCGTCAGATGGGGCATACGCTGTCGCTGCAATCCGTCGATATCCCGCTGGCGGACCCGCACTTCTGGACTATGCAGGGCTCAGTTCGCGTGGCGCAGATGTGCCATGAGTTCGGCCTGACCTGGGGCTCGCACTCTAACAACCACTTTGATATTTCGCTGGCGATGTTCACTCATGTCGCGGCTGCGGCACCGGGTAAGATCACCGCCATCGATACCCACTGGATTTGGCAGGAAGGCAATCAGCGCCTGACCAAAGAGCCGTTTGAAATTAAAGGCGGCATGGTGCAGGTACCGGCGAAACCGGGTCTGGGCGTAGAGCTCGATATGGATCAGGTGATGAAAGCCCACGAGCTGTATCAGAAACACGGTCTGGGCGCGCGCGATGACGCCATGGGGATGCAGTATCTGATCCCAAACTGGACGTTTGACAACAAGCGTCCGTGCATGGTGCGCTAA